The Thermosynechococcus sp. CL-1 genomic interval GCATCCGTTTTTACGACTGCTGCACCACAGCCAACGCTACCAACGCCAAGTGGGGCTTGCCTCCCTCTACTCTATCCTCAATAAAATTTTTGATCTCGCTCCCCCCGTTCTGATTGGGATTGCTGTGGATCTGGTGGTGAAGCGGCAGGATTCCCTCTTCGCCCGCTGGGGGCTGGTGACCTTTGAGCAGCAACTGTTGGCCTTGGCCGGCCTATCATTTGTGATCTGGAGCTTGGAGTCCCTCTTTGAGTATGCCTATGCCCGCAGTTGGCGAAACTTAGCGCAGCAGATTCAACACGACCTGCGCCTTGAGACCTATGCCCATGTCCAAGAGATGGATTTGGCGTTTTTTGAAGAACGCAGCAGTGGGGTGTTGCTCTCGATTCTCAATGATGACATTAACCAACTAGAGCGCTTTTTGGATGGTGGTGCCAATGAGGTGTTGCAAGTCACAACCACTGTCTTAGTGATTGGTGGGATTTTCTTTTATTTGGCGCCCAATGTGGCGATCTGGGGGATGCTGCCGATGCCCTTTATTCTCTGGGGATCCGTCATCTTTCAGCGGCGACTCGCCCCTCGCTATGCCGATGTGCGGGAAAAGGCGGGACGCCTCAATGAACGCTTGGCTAACAATATCTCAGGTATTCAAACGATTAAGAGCTTTACTGCCGAGGCTTACGAATTGGAGCGCCTGCGCTGGGATAGTGAAGCCTACCAACAGAGTAATCGCCGCGCCATTCGCCTCAGTGCGGCCTATATTCCCCTGATTCGCTTTGTGATCCTCTTTGGCTTTACGGGAACGTTGGTGCTGGGGGGCTTTGCCGCTTTTCAGGGGCGCTTGGATGTGGGCGCCTACAGCACGATGGTCTATCTGATTCAACGGTTGCTCTGGCCCTTGACCCGTTTGGGGGAAACACTGGATCAGTATCAGCGAGCCATGGCCTCAACGCAGCGGGTGCTGAATTTGCTGGAAACGCCGATCGCGATTTGTACGGGCGATCGCCCCCTTGATCCGCGCCATGTCAAAGGGGAAGTGCGCTTTGAATCCGTCAGCTTTGCCTATGCTGGGCGTGCCCCCGTGCTGAAAAATGTTAGTTTACACGTCCCTGCGGGTCAGACGATCGCCATTGTCGGCTCCACGGGATCCGGCAAAAGTACCCTCGTAAAATTGTTACTGCGGTTCTATGAGGTGCAAGAAGGGCGCATTCTCATTGATGGGGTGGATATTCGCGAGTATCGGCTGCGGGACTTGCGCCGTGCCATTGGTTGGGTGAGTCAGGATGTCTTTCTCTTCCACGGCACTGCCTTTGAAAACATTGCCTATGGCAGTCCGGGGGCAACCCTTTCCGATGTGATCCACGCAGCAAAACTGGCCGAAGCCCATGACTTTATCGAGCAACTGCCCCAAGGGTACGACACGGTGGTGGGGGAGCGGGGGCAAAAACTCTCCGGCGGTCAGCGGCAGCGGCTGGCGATCGCCCGCGCCCTGCTCAAAGATCCACCGATTCTAGTGCTCGATGAAGCCACCTCCGCCGTGGATAACGAAACCGAAGCCGCCATCCAGCGATCGCTAGCCCACATTACGGCACATCGCACGACGATCGCCATTGCCCACCGC includes:
- a CDS encoding ABC transporter ATP-binding protein; protein product: MLARDHPALWGGQEALHPFLRLLHHSQRYQRQVGLASLYSILNKIFDLAPPVLIGIAVDLVVKRQDSLFARWGLVTFEQQLLALAGLSFVIWSLESLFEYAYARSWRNLAQQIQHDLRLETYAHVQEMDLAFFEERSSGVLLSILNDDINQLERFLDGGANEVLQVTTTVLVIGGIFFYLAPNVAIWGMLPMPFILWGSVIFQRRLAPRYADVREKAGRLNERLANNISGIQTIKSFTAEAYELERLRWDSEAYQQSNRRAIRLSAAYIPLIRFVILFGFTGTLVLGGFAAFQGRLDVGAYSTMVYLIQRLLWPLTRLGETLDQYQRAMASTQRVLNLLETPIAICTGDRPLDPRHVKGEVRFESVSFAYAGRAPVLKNVSLHVPAGQTIAIVGSTGSGKSTLVKLLLRFYEVQEGRILIDGVDIREYRLRDLRRAIGWVSQDVFLFHGTAFENIAYGSPGATLSDVIHAAKLAEAHDFIEQLPQGYDTVVGERGQKLSGGQRQRLAIARALLKDPPILVLDEATSAVDNETEAAIQRSLAHITAHRTTIAIAHRLSTIRHADCIYVLEHGEIVEQGTHKALLAQQGVYYGLWQVQAGQLLPEG